AAAATATCAGTTTTTGATCCTTATGATCCCAAAAGTCTTCTTAACTTATGGGGTTGGTTATGGGTTTTTCGAAACCAACTTTTTATTTTTGGTGTGAGTCCCGCTCCTTAGAGATATAAATTTTGTTAAGAGATTGGGAATTTAATTCCGATTCAAAAAGAAAAAACATTCCTCGACTATTTTGTCAAAACGACAAACCGATCTTTTCCGGAAAGATCCTTTTCTACTTTTCCCTCTTTCCAGCCATTTGTTAACGATTCGGAAACGAAAGTCCAGGCCAAGGAAGGATGAGTTTCCATATAAAACTTCCCGCCTTCGTTCAGATGAAGTCGGGCGTCTTCGATCAATTTGGATAGGAATTCTTTTGGATCTTCCAAAAATAATGCGAGATGAGGCTCGTAGTCGATCACGTCCTTCATCATTTCTGTTTTATCCGAAATGGGAATATAAGGGGGATTTGTGACGATCAAATCGAATTTGGACTCTTTGGGAATCGAAAGAAATAAATTACTTTCCAAAAATTGAATATTATTTCCTTCTCCTATGATTTGGAACGCATTTTTTTCTGCAATTTCGAGAGCGTCTTTTGAAATGTCACTTAACGTAATATTCCAGTCCTTCCGCGCTGATTTCAAGCTGATTCCGATGCAGCCACTTCCCGTACAAAGATCCAATACGCTCCGTTCGCCATGATTCCCTTTGAAATCGAGTAAAACCTTTTCCACGAGTTCTTCGGTTTCGGGTCTCGGTATGAGGACCTTCTCGTTTACGAAAAACACAGAATTGTAAAAAGCCTTTTGGCCCGTAATATAAGCCGTGGGTTTGTTTTTGGAACGGTCTACGATTCTTTCTCTGTAAGCGTTTTTTTCCGTTTCCGTTAAAAGTCTTTCAAAGTTCACGTATAGTTTTACTCTTTGGAGGTTGAGAAGGTCCGCTAAAAGAATTTCCGCATCCAATCGCGCGCTCGGAATTTCTTTCTTTTTCAAGAATTCCTCTGATTTTTTCAAAAGAGTGAGAATTGAATCTGGATGTTGCATCGGTTTGAAGTTCGGGCTTAGTGTCCAGTGTCGTCAAGTTAAGAGAGCAATGGATTCCATTTTTTTAAACACAATTCTAAAATTTCATAAATTGCGGGAACTCTTGCAACCTAAGTTCGGAATCAAGTTTTGAAAATTTTCGGTTCGTAAAAAAGGAAAAACCCGAATATTGCCATGTTTTTTGATTTTTAGAATATGAGAATTCTTTCGTTTCATAAAAAGTTTCCTTGTAAATCATCTGCGAGGATTCCCACTACTTGAGATATTCAGAGAGAAT
The nucleotide sequence above comes from Leptospira weilii. Encoded proteins:
- the prmC gene encoding peptide chain release factor N(5)-glutamine methyltransferase gives rise to the protein MQHPDSILTLLKKSEEFLKKKEIPSARLDAEILLADLLNLQRVKLYVNFERLLTETEKNAYRERIVDRSKNKPTAYITGQKAFYNSVFFVNEKVLIPRPETEELVEKVLLDFKGNHGERSVLDLCTGSGCIGISLKSARKDWNITLSDISKDALEIAEKNAFQIIGEGNNIQFLESNLFLSIPKESKFDLIVTNPPYIPISDKTEMMKDVIDYEPHLALFLEDPKEFLSKLIEDARLHLNEGGKFYMETHPSLAWTFVSESLTNGWKEGKVEKDLSGKDRFVVLTK